In a genomic window of Quercus lobata isolate SW786 chromosome 4, ValleyOak3.0 Primary Assembly, whole genome shotgun sequence:
- the LOC115986740 gene encoding TMV resistance protein N-like: protein MVEKKETAFIIIYKSSRFANIFLMAAISTQSASSSSSISSSTPQWKYDVFLSFRGEDTRNRFTDHLYVALKQKGILTFRDEEKLETGKSISSELLKAIEKSRFAIVILSRNYASSTWCLDELVKIIRCMKEMKMTVLPIFYDVDPSTIRKQMGTFAQAFAKHEENFKDCIDKVQAWRTALREVANLKGWHVQDR from the exons ATggtggaaaagaaagaaacagctttcattataatttataaaag TTCAAGATTTGCCAATATATTTCTAATGGCTGCCATTAGCACTCAATCTGCCTCATCTTCgtcatcaatttcttcttcaacACCACAATGGAAATACGATGTCTTTCTCAGCTTTAGAGGTGAGGACACACGCAATAGATTTACTGACCATCTATATGTTGCCTTAAAACAAAAGGGCATTCTCACCTTTAGAGACGAGGAAAAACTTGAGACGGGAAAATCTATTTCATCAGAGCTTTTGAAAGCAATAGAAAAATCAAGGTTTGCAATTGTCATTCTTTCAAGAAACTATGCATCTTCTACATGGTGTTTGGATGAACTTGTAAAGATCATTAGGTGCATGAAAGAGATGAAGATGACGGTTCTACCAATTTTTTATGATGTGGATCCATCTACTATACGAAAACAAATGGGTACTTTTGCCCAAGCCTTTGCtaaacatgaagaaaatttcAAGGACTGCATAGACAAGGTGCAAGCGTGGAGAACTGCTTTGAGAGAAGTAGCCAATCTCAAAGGATGGCATGTACAAGATAGGTAA
- the LOC115986070 gene encoding disease resistance-like protein DSC1 translates to MVGIWGMGGIGKTTLARAVFRMVSNKFEGCCFLANVRGVCEKDGLVRLQQQLILQILNENISVQDVNDGVFVIKNRLRHKRILLVLDDVDQLDQLNKLAENHTWFGLGSRVIITTRDKHLLQIIGVNEIYEAKGLTEDESLHLLSLKAFKKEHPPEDYLKLSKHFVNYACGLPLAIEILGSFLFGRGIHQWKSTLDRLKQFPEKDILQVLRISFEGLHETEKEIFLNIACFFNHEETKDVVEILNYLDLFPNVGLWVLFDKSLLKFRGPTLWMHDLLQEMGKSIVYEECPKEPGKRGKLWLFEDINDVLTKNTGTKAIQGIVLKLHKQKEAYWNPESFSKVHDLKLLIIDNVHLLHEPKYLPNALRFLDWSEYPSKYFPPSFQQKSFDSLKFIKLKKSLKLIETPDFNEIPNLEKLDLEGCINLCSLHPSIGVHQKLTFLNLKGCKNLKRLPSKFEMESLEILILSDCSNLQRIPEFGENMESVSRLCLDGTTITKLPTSIGNLTGLASLNLKDCKNLRSLPSKFEMEFLEILILSGCPNLKRISEFGENMKSVSKLYLDGTAITKLPTSIENLTGLVSLNVKDCKNLMSLPSTFFNMKWLKDLNLSGCSKLLENLVTEKRVEEVDVSGTATGLMAYSNTLFQTLKTLALGGFKPRSSNRMGLLTTSLGGLCSLTCLNLSYCNLNAIPNDICHLFSLKSLCLSGNNFSCLPENIAQLSRLIGLEVDNCTSLLSWPKLPLNIYCIKGMGCTSLETLPDLLPSNFPFGRYLYLTNCSKLAENQGFIDNGLLFFAEIISSLRCLRSDTRSYRYDTVIPGSEIPKWFTHQSIGDEVSIQEPNSLLCNEWIGIAICAVFCSNPHHQILEESSLTCRLIVNGKQMNSSPGTFDFVPLSDHTWLLYLFPQFYDEEMKKSLCECDANGFSQFGIKIESYKYKFSKGGRSKCFMIKKCGLRMVYKKDIEDLNFDNSTAAAAAVAEGYKAKRTRDDYDGVGSSNYEPHPKRIERVTKFMGEGNSNCEESSENKESAEELGD, encoded by the exons ATGGTAGGGATTTGGGGGATGGGAGGAATAGGTAAAACAACTCTTGCTAGAGCTGTGTTTCGTATGGTTTCAAATAAGTTTGAAGGATGTTGTTTTCTTGCTAATGTTAGGGGAGTTTGTGAAAAAGATGGTTTAGTTCGATTACAACAACAACTCattcttcaaattttgaatgaaaatatcAGTGTACAAGATGTTAATGATGGAGTTTTTGTGATCAAGAATAGGTTGCGTCATAAAAgaattcttcttgttcttgatgatgtagATCAATTAGACCAATTAAACAAGTTAGCAGAAAATCATACTTGGTTTGGTTTAGGAAGTAGAGTTATTATAACAACAAGAGATAAGCATTTGCTACAGATCATTGGAGTTAATGAAATATATGAGGCTAAAGGATTGACTGAAGATGAATCTCTTCATCTTTTGAGTTTGAAAGCATTTAAAAAAGAGCATCCTCCTGAAGATTATCTAAAGTTGTCCAAACACTTTGTAAATTATGCTTGTGGGCTTCCTTTAGCTATTGAGattttgggttcttttttgtttggtagaGGTATCCATCAATGGAAAAGTACATTAGATAGGCTAAAACAATTTCCTGAAAAAGATATTCTCCAAGTACTTAGAATAAGTTTTGAAGGACTACATGAAACAGAGAAGGAAATATTCTTAAATATTGCCTGTTTCTTTAATCATGAGGAGACAAAAGATGTAGTAGAAATACTAAATTATCTTGACCTTTTTCCAAATGTTGGATTGTGGGTTCTTTTTGATAAATCTCTTCTTAAATTTCGGGGTCCTACCTTGtggatgcatgatttgcttCAAGAAATGGGCAAGAGCATAGTTTATGAAGAGTGTCCTAAAGAGCCGGGAAAACGTGGCAAACTGTGGCTGTTTGAGGACATTAACGATGTACTGACAAAAAATACG GGAACAAAAGCAATTCAAGGCATAGTCTTAAAGTTGCATAAACAAAAAGAGGCATATTGGAATCCTGAATCCTTTTCAAAG GTTCATGATCTTAAATTGCTCATAATTGATAACGTTCACCTTTTGCACGAGCCCAAATATCTTCCTAATGCCTTGAGATTTCTTGACTGGAGTGAATacccttcaaaatattttccacCAAGTTTCCAACAAAAG TCTTTTGATAGTTTGAAGTTCATCAAATTGAAGAAAtcactaaaattaattgaaactcCTGACTTCAACGAAATCCCAAATCTTGAGAAATTGGATCTTGAGGGTTGTATAAATTTATGTTCCTTGCACCCATCAATTGGAGTTCATCAAAAACTCACTTTTCTTAACCTAAAAGGTTGCAAAAACCTCAAAAGGCTTCCAAGCAAGTTTGAAATGGAGTCTCTTGAGATCCTTATTCTTTCTGATTGCTCAAATTTACAAAGAATTCCGGAGTTTGGAGAAAATATGGAAAGTGTATCAAGGCTTTGCTTAGATGGCACTACTATTACAAAATTACCCACATCAATTGGGAATTTGACTGGCCTTGCTTCATTGAATCTAAAAGATTGCAAAAACCTCAGAAGTCTTCCAAGCAAGTTTGAAATGGAGTTTCTTGAGATCCTTATTCTTTCTGGTTgcccaaatttaaaaagaatttcagagtttggagaaaatatgaaaagtgtATCAAAGCTTTACTTGGATGGAACTGCTATTACAAAATTACCAAcatcaattgaaaatttgactggGCTTGTTTCATTGAATGTAAAAGATTGCAAAAATCTCATGTCTCTTCCTAGCACCTTTTTTAATATGAAGTGGCTCAAAGATCTCAATCTTTCTGGATGCTCAAAACTACTGGAAAACTTGGTGACTGAGAAAAGGGTAGAAGAGGTTGATGTGAGTGGAACTGCCACAGGACTTATGGCTTATTCCAATACTCTTTTTCAAACTCTTAAAACACTAGCTTTGGGTGGATTTAAGCCAAGAAGTTCCAATCGCATGGGCTTGTTAACGACTTCTTTAGGGGGCTTGTGTTCTTTGACCTGTCTGAATCTAAGTTATTGCAATCTCAATGCAATCCCCAATGATATTTGTCACTTATTCTCTTTAAAATCTTTATGTCTAAGTGGCAATAATTTTAGTTGCCTTCCGGAAAACATCGCTCAACTATCTAGGCTGATTGGGTTGGAGGTGGACAATTGTACGAGTCTTCTATCATGGCCAAAGCTTCCATTAAATATTTATTGTATTAAGGGAATGGGTTGTACCTCACTAGAAACGCTACCAGATCTATTACCATCAAATTTTCCATTTGGGCGTTACCTCTACCTTACAAATTGCAGTAAATTGGCTGAGAATCAAGGCTTCATTGACAATGGATTGCTGTTTTTTGCAGAAATAATAAGTTCCCTTCGATGCCTTCGCTCTGATACCCGTTCTTACAGATATGACACTGTTATCCCTGGAAGTGAAATCCCAAAGTGGTTTACGCATCAAAGTATTGGGGATGAGGTTAGTATTCAAGAACCTAATTCTCTTTTGTGTAATGAGTGGATCGGGATTGCTATTTGCGCTGTATTTTGTTCTAATCCACATCACCAAATCCTTGAAGAAAGTTCACTTACCTGTCGGTTGATAGTCAATGGAAAACAAATGAATAGCTCACCAGGCACGTTCGACTTTGTTCCTTTATCGGATCACACTTGGctactttatttgtttcctCAATTCTATGatgaagaaatgaagaaatCATTGTGCGAATGCGATGCAAATGGATTCAGTCAGTTTGGAATTAAAATTGAATcctataaatataaattttcaaaggGGGGACGGAGCAAGTGCTTTATGATAAAGAAGTGCGGGTTGCGAATGGTATACAAGAaagacattgaagatcttaATTTCGACAATTCGACGGCGGCGGCGGCAGCGGTAGCGGAAGGTTATAAAGCCAAGCGAACTCGTGATGACTATGATGGGGTTGGAAGCTCTAATTACGAACCTCATCCAAAAAGGATTGAAAGAGTCACGAAATTTATGGGTGAGGGTAACTCTAACTGTGAGGAATCAAGTGAGAACAAGGAAAGTGCTGAAGAGCTAGGTGATTGA